A window of Hymenobacter siberiensis genomic DNA:
CTGACTGAGCGGGCATTTTTTGCTTTTATCGCCCCAAAAACGCCAATCCACCGATTACCAAAGGATAATGTCTGCGCGCCTCGTCTATTGCTGGCGGGGGCGCGGAACTTTCACTCCGTTGGCCATCAACACGATGGTGTTGCTGATAAAGCTTTCGAAGGTAGCCAGCTCGTAGGTAGTGCCCCCGGTGCGGGCATTGGTGATTTCGACGGCTTGGCAGATGATGCGGCTCGGATAGTAATTGGTGAGGGTGCGGCGCACTGGCAGCGGAAGGGTGCTGGGCTCTACAATGGTGCCGGTGGCTTCGACATCGCCATTGGTGCTGAACCTGACCAGCCGAAAGGCCTGGCTTTGTGTGTAGCTGGCCTGATACCAGCCCTGGGCGCGTTTCCATTTTACGTGGCGGGCCTCCGGATACAGCTTTTGCAGGGCCACAAAGGCCAGCGGGGGCACCTGGGCATCGGGAATGCCCTGCGCCGGCGCAACCTGCCCCCACAAAAGGGCCGCCAGAAGCAATAAGGTAGTTTTCATAACGGTATAGGCGCGGGAAACGCTGGTGGGGGCGCACGGCCTGGGCCAAAAGCACCCACTCCCTTACTACCTGAGCATGCAAAAACGCATCATCGGGGGGATGAGTTTTGTCAACTGCGGCCTACCGTGCCGGCTGCGGGCTAGTGGATAACAACTGTTGCACATAAGCATCAGCTAATAATGCGCCCATCCTCCATCTCAATAATGCGGTGTGTTTTGGCGGCGAAGTCGTTGTCGTGCGTTACGATGAGCAGGGCCTGGTGGTAGGTTTCGGCCAGCTCCTTGAAGATGTCGAACACGATTTCGCCGTTTTTCTGGTCGAGGTTGCCGGTGGGCTCGTCGCCGAGGATGATGAGCGGGTCGTTTATCAGGGCGCGGGCAATGGCGACGCGCTGCTTCTGGCCGCCCGACAGCTGGTTGGGCTTCTTGAGCGCCTCGCTTTCGATGCCCAGAATCTTTAGCTTCTCGTAGGCGCGGTGCTCGATTTCCGGATTCGATAATTTGCCCAGCTTTTCGGCGGGCAGCATCACGTTGCGCAGCACCGAAAACTCGTTCAGCAAGTAGTGA
This region includes:
- a CDS encoding ABC transporter ATP-binding protein encodes the protein MDTPAIEARQLIKYFDDPVRVQVLHDVSFALNRGEFAAVVGKSGCGKSTLLYILSTMDTAYEGELLIDGVPMRGKKEAALARVRNEQIGFVFQFHYLLNEFSVLRNVMLPAEKLGKLSNPEIEHRAYEKLKILGIESEALKKPNQLSGGQKQRVAIARALINDPLIILGDEPTGNLDQKNGEIVFDIFKELAETYHQALLIVTHDNDFAAKTHRIIEMEDGRIIS